Part of the Candidatus Saccharibacteria bacterium genome, AGTGGTGCTGGGAATGCACTTTATCTCGATAACAATCACGCAAGTGCCTCACAAACCCGCTTAAACTTCAATAACAAGGGTGTAAACCAGTGGATTCAATACTCACTACATTCAGACAATTCACTTCGTTTCTACGATGCAACTAATGCACATACCTCATTAACACTACAAAAGGACGGCGACGTCGGCATAGGGACCACTAACCCAAGCTATAGACTGGATATACTTGAAGATGCAAACGACGGCACTGACGCTAATCTTAGGTTGGCAAACTCAGGCACGGTAGCTAGCAGTCACACCATTTTTAGAAACCTAATCAGTAATACCACAGACAATAACTATATCTACTTTGGCGACAGCGATGATGTTGATGTCGGTAGAATCCAATATGATCATGGCGCTGATCGTCTACGCGTTTTCGCAGGTAATACTGAGCAGTTTAGACTTGAAGATACCGGTGAAGTCTACTTCTACAACACTGGAACCCGTTCTTCTGCTGCTAGTTCGTACTACACTCGTATAGACACGACTACCGGTGAGTTGTTCCGCTACACCTCATCTGCCCGCTACAAAGACAATATTGCCGACTATAACTACCAACCTAGCGATATTCTGCAAGCTCAACCACGCCAATGGAACGATAAAGAAAATGGGGTTTTTGATATTGGCTTTATCGCAGAAGAACTTGATGCTCTTGGACTTGTTGACTTAGTGATATATGACCAACAAGGTCGCCCTGATGCGGTCAACTATGACAAAGTGCCACTCTACAACCTTGGCGTACTAAAAGACCACGATGCCAGAATACAAACTCTGGAACAAAACCTTGGCACAGCCCAAAACCAAAACTACCTCCAAAATGGCGATTCTGCCACCTTTGCTAATTTAAACGCAACGGGCACCACCACGCTAAACGGCACATTACTTGTTAAGCAAAATGCTACCTTCGATAAAGACGTATTGGTAAAAGGTAAACTAACCGTACACAATGACCTAATAGTCAAAGCAGACCTTTTCGTGGAAGGCCGGCTAGTTAGCAGGGGAGAGGCGCCAGCCGTGGTTGACTTTAGCAGCCTTGGTACAGAAATAAATGGTGCAAGCATAGTGCTAGACGGTACCGACACTGCCGGAACAATTAGCCTAGAAACCGGTACTGACGCGGCTGTGATAATTGAAGGGCAAGAGACGGTGCTGGCTGAAATAAACTTTACGTCTGCCTACGACGCTGCACCACGCATAGCCCTAACCGCCAAAGACGGTAAGTCAGCCCGATTGCCGGTGTACTTAGAAACAACTGTAAACGGCTTCAAACTAATGGTAGACACCGCCATCGACCAAAGCCAAAGCTACGAATTTGACTACATAATAATCTCCAGCGAATCCGTCACCACCAACTAAGATCAGCCACCAAACCCACTAATAAACCCCCCCACACAGAACGCGCCACATAGAGCCACCAATACACCAACATACTATTCCAGCAATCCAGCAGCACCCCAATCCAGCAATCCACCAGTACACAAATCCACCAGTACACTAATAGCTAATTGAAATCATGTAACTAAAACTGATTTAAAACTGATTTAAATCAGTTTTAGTGTATACTTAACTCATGGTCATAAAAATAGCAATAGTGGGGCAGTTAGGCAGTTATGCCGGTAGACATGAAAAAGAAGTCAGATAGAGAAAATACGTAGTTATAGGAATGAATTTAGTTACAAAAAGCCACTACATGCGAAAAACGGCCAAAGCTACACATGGTGCCAGTGAGTACCGTATTAGTGCAAAATGTATTCGGACTAATTATTAATAGGGCAGTAGAGCCAACCGATCTATTCAACAAATGCTTACCAATCAATAAATAGAAAGCAGGTTACCATGGGGACTCGTCCAATTAGCGAACTAAATCAAAGGGCGCTCCAAAAGACGGGAACTGGCAGTTACACTATTACAGTTCCAAAACATTTAGTTAAAGCAATGCGCTGGCAAGTACGCCAAGAACTAGTATTTGTTAAAAAGGGCGACAACCTGATTTTAAAAGACGCCGAATAGGACCTTTGTAAACCGAAA contains:
- a CDS encoding AbrB/MazE/SpoVT family DNA-binding domain-containing protein; its protein translation is MGTRPISELNQRALQKTGTGSYTITVPKHLVKAMRWQVRQELVFVKKGDNLILKDAE